DNA sequence from the Alkaliphilus metalliredigens QYMF genome:
TTGCCTCTACATTTTTCTCATTATCTAAAAATATAGCTCTTTCTAAAACCGGAACATTATATTGATCTGCAACTTCTTTGACTATGGATGTCTGACTTGTCTTGCTGTCAATCATATACATATCATTGGCCTTTAACACTTGCATGACTGCTTCCATAATCCTCTTGTCCTCTGTTATTTTTGACCCCATATGATTGTTTGCTCCTACGGCATACTGAACATCCTCTATGGCTTCTAAGACAATGCTATGTACCTCCTCTGAAGTTAGATTCGATGTAATGCCCCTGTCTCCTAACCACTTTGGATTTCCTTTTTTAGGTTCCATAGGAATATGTACAATCACTTCATGTCCAGCCTTATTAGCTCTTTTAGCTTCTTCTTGTGAGTATGGTAAAAAGGGAATGACTGCGAAGGTAAGGGGTTGGATAATGTTCATCATTTCATCAGTGCCGCTACCATTATTGCCAAAATCATCAATGACAATCGCGACGATCCCCTTTGTCTCTGCTACAGTCTCCTCAATTACACTTGCCTCTCTACTCATCCACAAGGGATTTTGCTCATTTCTTTGAATCCTCATTCCCCCAGTAAAAAAACCTAGCACAAGACAGGTTACAAGTATAAAATTTAAATTTTGTTTTGAAATGTAAAAAATATAGCCTTTTTTCTTCATTTCCACACCTCTTTCATTTTATAGATACTTTTCCAGTTTATTGAAGCATAAAATCACTTTAGATAAGGAATGCTACTACTGAAACTAAATTTTGCAAATGAAAGGAGTCTTTATATGTCTGAAGATAGAAATAATGATAGAAATCAAAACCGTACACAAGCATCTCATAGCTGGGTAGGGATTATATTAAGATTTGTAGTCTCTGCTATCGTCATTGCAGTTGCCGCCTTTTTAACACCAGGATTTAGAATAGAGGGTGTATGGGGGATTGTAGTAGCTGCTGCGGTTATTTCGATTGTCGACTACTTAATACAACGAGTTGTTGGATTTGATGCTTCGCCATTTGGTAAAGGCATCACAGGGTTTATTGTGGCCGCTATTGTGCTCTATGGCGCCCAGTTTATTGTTCCAGCCATGCGTGTTACATTCCTTGGAGCTATTCTAGGTGCAATTGTCATTGGTATTTTAGATATGATTATACCTGGTAAAACAATGTAATAGAAGCTAAAAGTATATCAACAGTTGCCTGTTGATATACTTTTTCTTATACACATTCAAGATCTTTTTTATCCACAATGCATTACCTGTTTTTCTTTATGATTTTTGGCTAATTCCTCAATTTAGGCAGTAAACCTGTATTTAACCAGAGTGTTATCCACATTGTCCACATATTTTATCCACAACCTAATGTGTCTCTTGAAAATACCTCTGGATTCCTATATACAGTGCCCATGCAACCCTTTGCTGGTATTGGGAATCATTAAGCAATTTTTCTTCCTTTGGATTAGATAAAAATCCACATTCTACTAACACTGTGGGTATCTCTAAATCTCTAATTAAGTAAATCCCCTCTTTTTCTAGTGCCACCCTTTTGTTGTTAGGATCTAGTACGTTTACTAATTCTTCCTGTAGAATTCCTGCTAACCTTTTTCCCATAGGGTTATTTTTTGGATAAAAAGTTTGTGCTCCAGAATATTGACTCTGG
Encoded proteins:
- a CDS encoding phage holin family protein codes for the protein MSEDRNNDRNQNRTQASHSWVGIILRFVVSAIVIAVAAFLTPGFRIEGVWGIVVAAAVISIVDYLIQRVVGFDASPFGKGITGFIVAAIVLYGAQFIVPAMRVTFLGAILGAIVIGILDMIIPGKTM
- a CDS encoding divergent polysaccharide deacetylase family protein, yielding MKKKGYIFYISKQNLNFILVTCLVLGFFTGGMRIQRNEQNPLWMSREASVIEETVAETKGIVAIVIDDFGNNGSGTDEMMNIIQPLTFAVIPFLPYSQEEAKRANKAGHEVIVHIPMEPKKGNPKWLGDRGITSNLTSEEVHSIVLEAIEDVQYAVGANNHMGSKITEDKRIMEAVMQVLKANDMYMIDSKTSQTSIVKEVADQYNVPVLERAIFLDNEKNVEAIKRQIEKLAVVALESGSAVAIGHVGPEGGRITAEAIKQMLPYLQEKGIEIMPASKLLNKPRQ